Proteins encoded by one window of Halorubrum ruber:
- a CDS encoding M24 family metallopeptidase, producing MSGDGAGPEAAEENLRPLRTDLRPVVEAVREADAAAFVAVGDRFDDDLRFLTRFSGPDRPYALVVVPGDPVGRAVLCAPALFREQAEREFVAAARDADGEFHDGIGREIRTDRVGDHAGERAAGVVDDLADGANAAAEGDGPTVLAPASIPHDAAVYLERADNDLTSTDVVADARARKTPAEVDRVRRVQRAAVAGMARAEAVLAESGVTDTTAEKSKRDRRPPLRWEGEPLTTERLRREVNRVLTALGVRNAGNTVIGAGPSAADLHYVGDDPIRPGETVLLDVSPRGPDGYYGDTTRTFVVDGDGGWERRAYVAVEAAREAALAEIEPGVPAKTVHGEAAAELAAYGFDPNADEGEAGFTHGTGHGVGVSLHEGPSLSGAGELRPGHVVTVEPGVYDPEIGGVRLEDLILVTDDGYEILAEYPFGIVPGADPA from the coding sequence GTGAGCGGGGACGGCGCGGGACCGGAAGCCGCCGAGGAGAACCTCCGCCCCCTCCGGACCGATCTCCGCCCAGTCGTCGAGGCGGTCCGCGAGGCGGACGCGGCCGCGTTCGTCGCCGTCGGCGACCGCTTCGACGACGATCTCCGGTTCCTGACGCGCTTCTCCGGCCCGGACCGCCCGTACGCGCTGGTCGTCGTGCCGGGCGACCCCGTCGGGCGCGCCGTCCTCTGTGCCCCGGCGCTCTTCCGCGAGCAGGCGGAACGGGAGTTCGTCGCGGCCGCCCGCGACGCCGACGGGGAGTTCCACGACGGGATCGGTCGCGAGATCCGGACCGATCGCGTCGGCGACCACGCCGGCGAGCGCGCGGCGGGGGTCGTGGACGACCTCGCCGACGGTGCGAACGCCGCGGCCGAGGGCGACGGTCCGACCGTCCTCGCTCCCGCTTCGATCCCTCACGACGCCGCGGTGTATCTGGAACGCGCGGACAACGATCTGACTTCGACGGACGTGGTCGCCGACGCTCGGGCGCGCAAGACGCCGGCGGAGGTCGACCGGGTCCGGCGCGTCCAGCGCGCGGCGGTCGCCGGAATGGCTCGCGCCGAGGCGGTACTCGCCGAGAGCGGTGTGACCGACACAACCGCCGAGAAATCGAAGAGAGACCGCCGACCCCCGCTCCGCTGGGAGGGCGAGCCGTTGACGACGGAGCGGCTCCGCCGCGAAGTGAATCGGGTCCTCACCGCTCTCGGGGTCCGCAACGCGGGCAACACGGTGATCGGCGCCGGCCCGTCGGCCGCCGACCTCCACTACGTCGGCGACGACCCGATACGGCCGGGGGAGACGGTGCTGCTCGACGTCTCTCCGCGTGGCCCGGACGGGTACTACGGCGACACGACGCGGACGTTCGTCGTCGACGGCGACGGCGGCTGGGAGCGCCGCGCGTACGTCGCGGTCGAGGCCGCCCGCGAGGCCGCGCTCGCGGAGATCGAGCCCGGCGTCCCGGCCAAGACGGTCCACGGCGAGGCCGCCGCGGAGCTGGCCGCGTACGGCTTCGACCCGAACGCGGACGAGGGCGAGGCCGGCTTCACCCACGGCACCGGCCACGGCGTCGGCGTGAGCCTCCACGAGGGGCCGTCGCTGTCGGGCGCTGGCGAGCTCCGCCCGGGCCACGTCGTGACGGTCGAGCCGGGGGTCTACGACCCCGAAATCGGCGGTGTCAGACTGGAGGATCTGATTCTCGTCACCGACGACGGGTACGAGATACTGGCCGAGTACCCGTTCGGCATCGTTCCCGGAGCGGACCCGGCCTGA
- a CDS encoding proline dehydrogenase family protein, with translation MIPPIARRFVAGESVPAALDHARAANEDGVAVILNLLGEHYDDAADARADTDAYLSLLDDIADSGLDACVSVKPSQIGMDVSPDLFEEHYREIVARAHELGAFVWCDMEDADTTDATLDAFESIAADYPWSVGQCVQSNLKRTADDLERLVDVPGKIRLVKGAYDEPSSIAYTDKARVDEAYRDDLRFLFERRDRGIAVGSHDPEMISLSDRLAREHGADYEVQMLMGVREDAQRDLAAQGVDVHQYAPYGDKWLSYFYRRVRERKENLTFAARAVLGQ, from the coding sequence ATGATCCCCCCGATCGCCCGGCGATTCGTCGCCGGCGAGAGCGTTCCGGCCGCCCTCGACCACGCCCGCGCCGCGAACGAGGACGGCGTCGCGGTCATCCTGAACCTGCTGGGCGAACACTACGACGACGCCGCGGACGCCCGCGCGGACACGGACGCGTACCTCTCCCTGCTCGACGACATCGCCGACAGCGGCCTCGACGCCTGCGTTTCGGTGAAGCCCTCGCAAATCGGGATGGACGTCTCGCCCGACCTGTTCGAGGAGCACTATCGCGAGATAGTCGCGCGCGCCCACGAACTCGGTGCGTTCGTCTGGTGCGACATGGAAGACGCAGACACGACCGACGCCACTCTCGACGCCTTCGAGTCGATCGCCGCCGACTACCCGTGGAGCGTCGGCCAGTGCGTCCAGTCAAACCTGAAACGCACCGCCGACGACCTCGAACGCCTCGTCGACGTTCCCGGCAAGATCCGGCTCGTGAAGGGAGCGTACGACGAGCCGTCGTCGATCGCGTACACCGACAAGGCGCGCGTCGACGAGGCGTACCGCGACGACCTCCGATTCCTCTTCGAGCGGCGCGACCGAGGGATCGCGGTCGGCAGCCACGACCCCGAGATGATCTCGCTTTCGGACCGGCTCGCGCGCGAGCACGGCGCCGACTACGAGGTCCAGATGCTGATGGGGGTCCGCGAGGACGCGCAGCGCGACCTCGCCGCGCAGGGGGTCGACGTGCACCAGTACGCGCCGTACGGCGACAAGTGGCTCTCGTACTTCTACCGTCGCGTCCGCGAGCGCAAGGAGAACCTGACGTTTGCGGCGCGGGCGGTGTTGGGGCAGTAG
- a CDS encoding branched-chain amino acid transaminase, translated as MGFDEMDVDTIWKNGEFLDWEDATTHVLTHALHYGSGVFEGVRCYDTEQGPAVFRWDEHLDRLFDSAKMYDMEIEHSREEITEATLELLDRQDLDSAYIRPIAYYGYDSLGVSPKDCPTDLVLAAWPWGAYLGDEALEEGVDVMVSSWRKHASSQVPTNVKTTGLYVNSMLAGEEARRNGYVEAIVLNKEGNVAEGPGENIFMVNDGEIYTTGPAQSILEGITRDTVITLAEERGYEVHDEAVISRGQLYTADELFFTGSAAEVTPIRSVDDTEIGSGTRGPVTEELQQAFFDLVERRTDDHDEWFTYL; from the coding sequence ATGGGATTCGACGAGATGGACGTCGACACGATCTGGAAGAACGGGGAGTTCCTCGACTGGGAGGACGCGACCACCCACGTTCTGACCCACGCGCTCCACTACGGGAGCGGCGTGTTCGAGGGCGTCCGCTGTTACGACACGGAGCAGGGGCCCGCCGTCTTCCGCTGGGACGAACACCTCGACCGGCTGTTCGACTCCGCGAAGATGTACGACATGGAGATCGAACACTCCCGCGAGGAGATCACCGAGGCGACCCTCGAACTGCTCGACCGGCAGGACCTCGACTCCGCGTACATCCGACCGATCGCCTACTACGGCTACGACTCGCTGGGCGTCTCCCCGAAGGACTGCCCGACCGACCTCGTCCTCGCTGCGTGGCCGTGGGGCGCGTACCTCGGCGATGAGGCCCTCGAGGAGGGCGTCGACGTGATGGTCTCCTCGTGGCGGAAACACGCCTCCTCGCAGGTGCCGACGAACGTGAAGACGACCGGGCTCTACGTCAACTCCATGCTCGCGGGCGAGGAGGCGCGCCGGAACGGCTACGTCGAGGCCATCGTCCTCAACAAGGAGGGGAACGTCGCGGAGGGGCCCGGCGAGAACATCTTCATGGTGAACGACGGCGAGATATACACCACCGGGCCGGCGCAGTCCATCCTCGAAGGGATCACCCGCGACACCGTGATCACCCTCGCCGAGGAGCGCGGCTACGAGGTCCACGACGAGGCCGTCATCTCTCGGGGCCAGCTGTACACCGCCGACGAGCTGTTCTTCACCGGCTCCGCCGCCGAGGTCACCCCGATTCGCTCGGTCGACGACACCGAGATCGGCTCGGGCACCCGCGGCCCCGTCACCGAGGAGCTCCAGCAGGCCTTCTTCGACCTCGTCGAGCGGCGGACGGACGACCACGACGAGTGGTTCACGTACCTCTAA
- a CDS encoding CDP-2,3-bis-(O-geranylgeranyl)-sn-glycerol synthase has translation MIGTLVATAFWAMLPAYVPNNAAVLAGGGRPIDGGREWRGARLLGDGKTWRGTAVGTLVGVLLALGLNRLNDPASAAFGAELPTFALPAAFALAFGAMCGDIGASFLKRRSGRERGAAFPGLDQLDFVVGALGLVFLVDADWALAVFTPSVLAVVLVMTPVLHVVTNVGAYALGVKNEPW, from the coding sequence ATGATCGGTACGCTCGTTGCGACCGCGTTCTGGGCCATGCTTCCGGCGTACGTCCCGAACAACGCCGCGGTGTTGGCCGGCGGGGGCCGCCCCATCGACGGCGGCCGGGAGTGGCGCGGCGCGCGGCTGCTCGGCGACGGGAAGACGTGGCGCGGCACCGCGGTCGGGACCCTGGTCGGCGTCCTGCTCGCGCTCGGGCTCAACCGCCTCAACGACCCCGCGAGCGCCGCGTTCGGCGCCGAGCTGCCGACGTTCGCGCTCCCGGCCGCGTTCGCGCTCGCCTTCGGCGCGATGTGCGGCGACATCGGCGCCTCCTTCCTCAAGCGCCGGTCCGGGCGCGAGCGCGGCGCCGCGTTCCCCGGGCTCGACCAGCTCGACTTCGTCGTCGGCGCGCTGGGCCTCGTCTTCCTCGTCGACGCCGACTGGGCGCTCGCGGTGTTCACGCCGAGCGTCCTCGCGGTCGTCCTCGTGATGACGCCCGTCCTCCACGTCGTCACGAACGTCGGCGCGTACGCGCTCGGCGTCAAAAACGAGCCCTGGTAA
- a CDS encoding DUF502 domain-containing protein, which yields MSTWKRDFASGLIVLAPLLVLLLVLRWIYQYIASIPLIEGLQPEVIPAPLEPVSRVVIAFAVFATVVLAVGYFMRTTVGRLAESAVDDAINRIPALRVVYNASKLAIETAISGTDELQSPVYIETWPGIRMTAFRTGKKTRDGKIVLFMPTAPNITTGFVIEVEPEKIEETGETVEEGMTRVLSAGFAESAHQVPVHEEDPAGGDGADTADGFGHVRTDGTPGDGDGSAAEGSSSAE from the coding sequence ATGTCCACGTGGAAACGCGACTTCGCCAGCGGCCTCATCGTGCTGGCGCCGCTCCTCGTTTTACTGCTCGTCCTCCGCTGGATCTACCAGTACATCGCGTCGATCCCGCTGATCGAGGGGCTCCAGCCCGAGGTCATCCCGGCGCCGTTAGAGCCCGTCTCCCGGGTGGTGATCGCGTTCGCGGTGTTCGCGACCGTCGTCCTCGCGGTCGGGTACTTCATGCGGACCACGGTCGGCCGCTTGGCGGAGTCGGCCGTGGACGACGCGATAAACCGGATCCCGGCGCTGCGGGTGGTGTACAACGCCTCGAAGCTCGCAATCGAGACGGCGATCTCCGGCACGGACGAGCTGCAGAGCCCGGTGTACATCGAGACGTGGCCCGGGATCCGGATGACCGCGTTCCGCACCGGGAAGAAGACCCGCGACGGGAAGATCGTCCTGTTCATGCCGACCGCGCCGAACATCACCACCGGCTTCGTCATCGAGGTCGAGCCCGAGAAGATCGAGGAGACCGGCGAGACCGTCGAGGAGGGGATGACCCGCGTCCTCTCGGCCGGGTTCGCCGAGTCGGCCCATCAGGTCCCCGTCCACGAGGAGGACCCCGCCGGAGGCGACGGTGCGGACACCGCCGACGGGTTCGGACACGTCCGGACCGACGGGACTCCCGGCGACGGGGACGGGTCGGCGGCCGAGGGTAGCAGTTCGGCCGAGTGA
- a CDS encoding MFS transporter: protein MDAAERRIVKFTAGSHGLVHTYELSIPILLTVWVGEFSTTAAALGVVVTLGYGLFGVGALPGGILVDSFGSKPLILACLAGMAGSFLLVSVSPTLPVLAAAIAVWGLTASVYHPAGLSLLSTSIDQRGTALGYHGIGGNLGIALGPLATALLLLAFDWRLVTAALALPAVAVAAYGLTVDVDDAGDAAEPDGASDDGTKGEVSLQSILSDTRLLIAGGFLIVFAFVTFSGLYYRTFLTFLPDLLGDVLGGLVDVQLVDPSSPYADQFDVGRYLYVAVLTVGVFGQYLGGRIADRVPPEWGLMALMGVLSALALLFIPATGTVATFVAVSLALGVALFTVQPLSQATVAAYSPSEARGLSFGYTYVGIFGIGALGSTLAGTVLTRAGPRELFVVLAVIAALGALSATAVTRFATRRD from the coding sequence ATGGACGCCGCCGAGCGCCGGATCGTCAAATTCACCGCGGGATCGCACGGGCTCGTTCACACCTACGAGCTGTCGATCCCGATCCTGTTGACGGTGTGGGTCGGAGAGTTCTCGACGACCGCCGCCGCGCTCGGCGTCGTCGTCACGCTCGGCTACGGGCTGTTCGGCGTCGGCGCGCTGCCGGGCGGAATCCTCGTCGACAGCTTCGGGTCGAAGCCGCTCATCCTCGCCTGCCTCGCCGGGATGGCGGGGTCGTTCCTCCTCGTGAGCGTCTCGCCGACGCTCCCCGTCCTCGCCGCGGCGATCGCGGTATGGGGGCTCACCGCGAGCGTCTACCACCCGGCGGGGCTGTCGCTGCTCTCGACGTCGATCGACCAGCGCGGGACCGCGCTCGGCTACCACGGGATCGGCGGGAACCTCGGGATCGCGCTCGGCCCGCTGGCGACGGCGCTGCTGCTCTTGGCGTTCGACTGGCGGCTGGTGACGGCCGCGCTCGCGCTCCCCGCGGTCGCCGTCGCCGCGTACGGCCTCACCGTCGATGTCGACGACGCGGGCGACGCCGCCGAGCCGGACGGCGCGTCGGACGACGGGACGAAGGGGGAGGTCTCGCTACAGTCGATCCTCTCGGACACGCGGCTCCTGATAGCCGGCGGGTTCCTGATCGTGTTCGCGTTCGTCACGTTCAGCGGGCTCTACTACCGGACGTTCCTCACGTTCCTCCCGGACCTCCTCGGCGACGTGCTCGGCGGGCTCGTCGACGTCCAGCTCGTCGACCCGTCGAGCCCCTACGCCGACCAGTTCGACGTGGGCCGGTACCTGTACGTGGCGGTCCTCACTGTCGGCGTGTTCGGGCAGTACCTCGGCGGCCGGATCGCCGACCGCGTCCCCCCGGAGTGGGGGCTGATGGCGCTGATGGGCGTTCTCTCGGCGCTCGCGCTGCTCTTCATCCCCGCGACGGGCACGGTCGCCACCTTCGTCGCGGTGTCGCTCGCGCTCGGCGTGGCGCTGTTCACGGTCCAGCCGCTCTCGCAGGCGACGGTCGCCGCGTACTCGCCGAGCGAGGCGCGCGGCCTCTCGTTCGGCTACACGTACGTCGGGATCTTCGGGATCGGCGCGCTCGGCTCCACGCTGGCCGGGACGGTTCTCACCCGCGCCGGGCCCCGAGAGCTGTTCGTCGTCTTGGCGGTCATCGCGGCGCTCGGCGCGCTGTCGGCCACCGCGGTCACGCGGTTCGCGACGCGGCGCGACTGA
- a CDS encoding HVO_0416 family zinc finger protein, whose translation MSSSAPSSDDDVFDEFLSDHGHETEIVRWERSYNKLQCPECGALHEEGSARCSVCDWRPN comes from the coding sequence ATGTCCAGTAGTGCACCCAGCTCGGACGACGACGTGTTCGACGAGTTCCTCTCCGATCACGGCCACGAGACAGAGATCGTACGCTGGGAGCGATCCTATAACAAGCTCCAGTGTCCCGAGTGCGGTGCGCTCCACGAGGAAGGGTCCGCGCGGTGTTCCGTCTGCGACTGGCGGCCGAACTGA
- the ribB gene encoding 3,4-dihydroxy-2-butanone-4-phosphate synthase, giving the protein MRADVDADPETSAAAADAAAESDATGEPDAAETDTAGTADAADAADPVERALDAFRAGDPVCVHDFADREGETDIVYPAGAVDEAAVAHMRNDAGGLICVAVSDQVGDAFDLPFLADALDHPAVDDDPDYDDRSSFSLPVNHRDTFTGITDADRAKTIVEVANAAARVREDPTGYGPEDFAAEFRAPGHVHVLRGDRDGLAGRTGHTELGLAMAEAVGAAPAAVVCEMLDDETGDALSPADAAAYAARRDIPYVEGAALVEALK; this is encoded by the coding sequence ATGCGCGCCGACGTCGACGCCGACCCGGAGACGAGCGCGGCCGCGGCCGACGCCGCCGCCGAGAGCGACGCTACCGGTGAACCCGATGCCGCCGAGACCGACACCGCGGGGACCGCCGACGCCGCGGACGCGGCCGACCCCGTCGAGCGCGCGCTCGACGCCTTCCGCGCCGGCGACCCCGTCTGCGTCCACGACTTCGCGGACCGCGAGGGGGAGACGGACATCGTCTACCCCGCCGGCGCGGTCGACGAGGCCGCGGTCGCGCACATGCGCAACGACGCGGGCGGCCTGATCTGCGTGGCCGTGAGCGACCAGGTCGGCGACGCGTTCGACCTGCCGTTCCTCGCGGACGCGCTCGACCACCCCGCGGTCGACGACGACCCCGACTACGACGACCGCTCCTCCTTCTCGCTCCCCGTGAACCACCGCGACACGTTCACCGGGATCACGGACGCGGACCGCGCGAAGACAATCGTCGAGGTGGCGAACGCCGCCGCCCGCGTGCGCGAGGACCCGACCGGCTACGGCCCCGAGGACTTCGCGGCGGAGTTCCGCGCGCCGGGCCACGTCCACGTCCTGCGCGGCGACCGCGACGGTCTCGCCGGGCGGACCGGCCACACGGAACTCGGCCTCGCGATGGCCGAGGCCGTGGGGGCCGCGCCCGCCGCCGTCGTCTGCGAGATGCTCGACGACGAGACCGGCGACGCGCTCTCGCCCGCCGACGCCGCGGCCTACGCGGCCCGGCGCGACATCCCCTACGTCGAGGGCGCGGCCCTCGTCGAGGCGCTGAAGTAG
- a CDS encoding DUF120 domain-containing protein — MSDATATDAAADVDPAALAALKHVGLVGGLSETKVSCAALGDRLDASTQTASRRLQTLESAGYVERDVVSDGQWVRVTDAGEAALRAEYADYRRLFESDVELSLRGSVTGGMGEGRHYITLPGYAEQFRERLGYDPFPGTLNVDLTEESVRRRGEMAGIDAVPIDAWEGEDRTYGAATCYGVTLVAGDERYEAVHAIVPDRTHHDDDQLELIAPDRLRDALDLEDGDTVEVRVEPTSRADEPGATAVETEAA; from the coding sequence ATGTCAGACGCGACGGCGACCGACGCGGCGGCCGACGTGGACCCGGCCGCGCTCGCGGCCCTGAAACACGTCGGGCTGGTCGGCGGCCTCTCCGAGACGAAGGTGTCGTGCGCGGCGCTCGGTGACCGGCTCGACGCCTCCACGCAGACCGCCTCCCGACGCCTCCAGACGCTCGAATCCGCGGGCTACGTCGAGCGCGACGTGGTCAGCGACGGGCAGTGGGTCCGGGTGACGGACGCGGGCGAGGCCGCGCTCCGCGCGGAGTACGCCGACTACCGCCGCCTGTTCGAGTCGGACGTCGAGCTCTCGCTCCGGGGGTCGGTCACCGGCGGGATGGGCGAGGGGCGCCACTACATCACGCTGCCGGGCTACGCCGAGCAGTTCCGCGAGCGGCTGGGGTACGACCCGTTCCCGGGCACGCTGAACGTCGACCTCACCGAGGAGAGCGTCCGCCGGCGCGGCGAGATGGCCGGCATCGACGCCGTCCCCATCGACGCGTGGGAGGGCGAGGACCGCACCTACGGCGCCGCCACCTGCTACGGGGTCACCCTCGTCGCGGGCGACGAGCGCTACGAGGCGGTCCACGCCATCGTCCCCGACCGGACCCACCACGACGACGACCAGCTCGAGCTGATCGCACCGGACCGCCTGCGCGACGCGCTCGACCTCGAAGACGGCGACACCGTGGAGGTCCGCGTCGAGCCGACGAGCCGCGCCGACGAGCCGGGAGCGACCGCCGTCGAGACGGAGGCCGCCTGA
- a CDS encoding DUF7533 family protein translates to MRLGLLDMIGLAASLVFALPLANYAVIRLVAGEVALGAGLLVVAVAMVVLPQYFLDPARIARRLLSGLLPRQLRADSDGTDSGPKSGDDESESADAAAVDGGDAPK, encoded by the coding sequence ATGCGACTCGGACTGCTGGACATGATCGGGCTGGCGGCGTCGCTCGTCTTCGCGCTGCCGCTCGCGAACTACGCCGTCATCCGGCTGGTCGCCGGCGAGGTCGCGCTCGGCGCCGGCCTCCTCGTCGTCGCCGTCGCGATGGTCGTCCTCCCGCAGTACTTTCTCGACCCGGCCCGGATCGCCCGCAGGCTCCTCTCCGGGCTGCTGCCGCGGCAGCTCCGCGCTGATTCGGACGGCACTGACTCCGGTCCTAAAAGCGGTGACGACGAGTCCGAGTCGGCGGACGCCGCCGCGGTCGACGGCGGCGACGCCCCGAAGTAA
- a CDS encoding UvrD-helicase domain-containing protein, protein MTDTTVTRLFGGPGSGKTTALLDRVEEILENEDAEVRDVLVVSYTRAAAAEIRERLAERLDISPRSLQGNVSTMHAKAYELLDLSRGDVVGDDDKEAFCEEYGIEFEDQHGGAGRRTARSTTIGNKIIATSQWLQRTERDVADWYDVPFQWNVEEVRLPPEEDPNAQQGNKYTPTWPSDDDRIDIPETIRAWRAYKGDNDLVGFADMLERVAQRSLVPSVDYLIIDEFQDITTLQYNVFEEWRPHMDRVLIAGDDDQVVYAWQGADPDLLLDTDVDEDVVLPNSYRLPSEILNVVNAEIRHIDKRQEKDLHPRKEGGTVEAIESPSMIELVRNVRYTVEDDEGDIMCLFRARYQMFDFIDEFIDHGIPFTMLTDGRMWTDRVQDYVSAIEKAEADEPVTGLEARRLADMLQESAFGTHDREEFYDFLDDREEAADADDVADIDIAADTLNEYIPFMPDTASADDMVRKVTSFQRKSMGAYFEGEHQGADPTRVRVGTIHSAKGREADHVFVATDLTEKVVEQMAASIDDPTDVDGVEEFTKATSPVPVLTDNERRVFYVGMSRARERLVIMESLISGAPTLPISVLLFNELRDEPAQELVEEVQAELAVPEPEP, encoded by the coding sequence ATGACTGATACCACGGTGACGCGGCTGTTCGGCGGGCCCGGGAGCGGGAAGACGACCGCGCTCCTGGACCGCGTCGAGGAGATCCTCGAAAACGAGGACGCCGAGGTTCGCGACGTACTCGTCGTTTCGTACACGCGCGCGGCCGCGGCGGAGATCCGGGAGCGGCTCGCCGAGCGGCTCGACATCTCGCCGCGCAGCCTTCAGGGGAACGTGAGCACGATGCACGCGAAGGCGTACGAGCTGCTCGACCTCTCTCGGGGCGACGTGGTCGGCGACGACGACAAGGAGGCGTTCTGCGAGGAGTACGGCATCGAGTTCGAGGACCAGCACGGCGGCGCGGGGCGCCGGACCGCCCGGTCGACGACCATCGGCAACAAGATCATCGCCACCTCGCAGTGGCTCCAGCGCACCGAGCGCGACGTGGCCGACTGGTACGACGTTCCCTTCCAGTGGAACGTCGAGGAGGTCCGGCTCCCGCCCGAGGAGGACCCGAACGCCCAGCAGGGGAACAAGTACACGCCGACGTGGCCCTCCGACGACGACCGGATCGACATCCCCGAGACGATCCGGGCGTGGCGGGCGTACAAGGGCGACAACGACCTCGTCGGCTTCGCGGACATGCTCGAACGGGTCGCGCAGCGCTCGCTCGTCCCGAGCGTCGACTACCTGATCATCGACGAGTTCCAGGACATCACGACGCTCCAGTACAACGTCTTCGAGGAGTGGCGCCCGCACATGGATCGGGTGCTGATCGCCGGCGACGACGACCAGGTCGTCTACGCGTGGCAGGGCGCCGACCCCGACCTCCTCCTCGACACCGACGTCGACGAGGACGTGGTCCTCCCGAACTCCTACCGGCTCCCCTCCGAGATCCTCAACGTCGTCAACGCCGAGATCCGCCACATCGACAAGCGGCAGGAGAAGGACCTCCACCCGCGCAAGGAGGGCGGCACCGTCGAGGCGATCGAGTCGCCGTCGATGATCGAGCTGGTCCGGAACGTCCGGTACACCGTCGAGGACGACGAGGGCGACATCATGTGCCTGTTCCGGGCGCGCTACCAGATGTTCGACTTCATCGACGAGTTCATCGACCACGGCATCCCGTTCACGATGCTCACCGACGGGCGGATGTGGACCGATCGCGTTCAGGACTACGTGAGCGCGATCGAGAAGGCCGAGGCGGACGAGCCCGTCACCGGCCTGGAGGCGCGGCGCCTCGCCGACATGCTCCAAGAGTCGGCGTTCGGCACCCACGACCGCGAGGAGTTCTACGACTTCCTCGACGACCGCGAGGAGGCGGCCGACGCCGACGACGTCGCCGACATCGACATCGCGGCCGACACGCTGAACGAGTACATCCCGTTCATGCCGGACACCGCGAGCGCGGACGACATGGTCCGGAAGGTGACGAGCTTCCAGCGCAAGTCGATGGGCGCGTACTTCGAGGGCGAGCATCAGGGCGCCGACCCCACCCGCGTCCGCGTCGGCACCATCCACTCCGCGAAGGGCCGCGAGGCCGACCACGTGTTCGTCGCCACCGACCTCACGGAGAAGGTGGTCGAGCAGATGGCGGCCTCCATCGACGACCCGACCGACGTCGACGGCGTCGAGGAGTTCACGAAGGCGACGAGCCCGGTCCCGGTGCTCACCGACAACGAGCGCCGCGTCTTCTACGTCGGGATGTCCCGCGCCCGCGAGCGGCTCGTGATCATGGAGAGCCTCATCAGCGGCGCGCCGACGCTCCCGATCAGCGTCCTCCTGTTCAACGAGCTCCGCGACGAGCCGGCCCAGGAGCTCGTCGAGGAGGTCCAAGCGGAGCTGGCGGTGCCCGAACCGGAGCCGTGA
- a CDS encoding DUF7563 family protein codes for MPTCQNCGSFVTTDYVRVFTPNEVDRPRVCPACEDMVRDGADVREARATRSS; via the coding sequence ATGCCGACCTGTCAGAACTGCGGTTCGTTCGTCACGACAGATTACGTTCGGGTGTTCACGCCGAACGAGGTCGATCGGCCCCGCGTCTGTCCGGCCTGCGAGGACATGGTCCGCGACGGCGCCGACGTCCGCGAAGCGCGCGCGACGCGGAGCAGCTGA